From Mumia sp. ZJ1417:
CCTCGTCGTACGGCAGCGACGGGTCGCAACGGACGCCGAAGTAGTTCTGGACGCGGCGCTCGGTGGGCAGACCGTTGTCGTCCCAGCCCATCGGGTAGAAGACCTCCTTGCCGCGCATCCGCTGGAAGCGGGCGACGAGGTCGGCGTGGGTGTACGAGAAGACGTGACCGACGTGGAGCGAGCCGGAGACGGTCGGGGGAGGGGTGTCGATCGAGTACACCTGGTCGCGCGTCTTGGAGCGGTCGAACGCGTAGGTGCCCCGCTCCTGCCACAGCGCGGACCACTTCTGCTCGAGCCCCTCCAGGGCAGGCTTCTCCGGCACGTTGCTCATGCCTCCAGTCTAGGAGGGAGCGGCGCCGCGCCGTGACCCGGTTCTCGCCTGTCCTCACGGGGAAGGCGGGCCAGCCTTCGCGCCGGCCGTGACGGCCTCCTCGTACGGGTCGCGCGGGCCGGCGCCGGCGGCGACGTCCTCCTTGTGGCCGAGCGCGCTCGGCCACCACATGTGGCGTCCGACATCGAGGTTCAGCGCCGTGACCAGCACCGACCGTACGACCAGGGTGTCGAGCAGCACGCCGAACGCGACGGCGAAGCCGATCTCGGCGAAGAACACCAGCGGGAGCGTGCCGAGCACGGCGAACGTGCCGGCCAGGACCAGGCCCGCCGACGTGATCACGCCACCGGTCGCGGCAAGCCCGATGAGCGCACCGCGGCGTGTGCCGTACTGCAGCGCCTCCTCGCGCACACGGGTCATGAGGAAGATGTTGTAGTCGATCCCGAGCGCGACCAGGAACACGAACACGAACAGCGGGAACGAGGTGTCCGTCCCTGCGAAGTCGAACACGTACCTGAAGACCAGTGCGCTCACGCCGAGCGCCGCCCCGAACGACAGCACGACCGTGCCGAGCAGGATCAGCGGTGCCACGACCGCCCGCAGCAGGAGCATGAGGATCAGCAGCACCACCACGAGGACGGCCGGGATGATCACCCGGTTGTCTCGTGCCGAGGCGGTCTGGATGTCGAGCGTCACGGCCGTCATCCCGCCGACGAGCGCGTCGGGGTCGGCGGAGTCGAGCTCGCTGCGCAGCGACTCGATGGCGTCGTACGCCGCGTCGCTGTCGGGCTCCGCCTCGAGCGTCCCCTCCATGTACGCCCAGTCGCCCTCGACACGCGGCTCGGTGACGCTGCCCGCCGCGATCCCGTCATCGGCCTGGAAGGTCGTACGGACCGCATCGGCGGCGTCGGGGCTCGCGACGACGACCACCGGAGCGCCCGCCCCGCCGGGGAAGTGCTCCGACAAGACCTTCTCGCCCTTGACCGAGTCGGGCGTGCCGAGGAACGCCTCCTCGGTGCTGAGCCCGGTCGCGTTGAGCTGGAGGATGCCGATGCTGGCGATGGCGAGGATCACGGAGGTCGTCACCCACACGCGGCGCGGAGCGCGGGCGATGCGGCGACCGACGCCGGCCCACAGCCCGTGCGCGGCCGGGTCTTCGTCGCCGAAGTGGGGGATGCGAGGCCAGAAGATCCAGCGCCCGAGGACGACCAGGAGCGCGGGCAGCATCGTCAGCATCACCGCGAGCCCGCACACGATGCCGATCGCTGCGACGGGGCCGAGACCGCGGGTCGAGGTCATCTGGGCGAGCAGCAGGCAGAGCATGCCGATCGCGACGGTCGCGCCGCTGGCGATGATCGCCGGGCCCGCCCGGTGCAGGGCGACCACCATCGCCTCGCGTCGGTTCTCGTGCCGTCGCAGCTCCTCGCGATAGCGGGCGACCAGCAGCAGCGCGTAGTCCGTGCCGGCGCCGAAGACGAGCACCGTGAGGATGCTCGCGCTCTGGCCGTCGACCGTGAGGTTGGCGTGCTTGGCGAGCAGGACGACGACCGCCTGCGCGACCGTGAGCGCGACGCCGGCCGAGATCACCGGGAGCAGCCAGAGCACGGGGCTCCGGTAGGTGAAGAGCAGCAGCACCGTCACCACGCCCGCTGCGGCGAACAGCAGGGTGCTGTCGATCCCCTCGAACACCGCCGCCGAGTCCGCGGCCTGCCCTGCCGGACCCGTCACGAACGTCTCCAGGCCGTCGGGCCCGTCGCCGGCGGTGTCCTCCAGCTCGTCGACGATGTCGGGCGCCTTGTTCCAGCCGTCCTCGCCGAGGTTGAGCGGCACGATGATCTCCAGCGCCTCGCCGTCCTCGGACGGGATCGGGCCGACGACCTCGCCGTCGATGTCGTCGCGCTGCCCGAACGTCGCCGCGTCCTCCTGGGCCGCAGTCATGTCCTCTGGCTGCAGGCCTCCGTCGCGTTCGTACACGATCACGGCGGGAATCATGTTGGGCGACGAGAAGGTCTCGGCGGCCTCGAGCGCCTTGGTGGACTCGGCGCTGCTAGGGAGCCAGTTCTCGGCCTCGTTCTCCTGGACGTCCATCAGCTGCCCGGCCGTCGAGCCCAGCACCCCGACGATGATCACCCAGAAGACGATGGTCAGTGCGGGCGTGAAGCGGTGGTTGATCCAGCTGGCGATCGATCGGTGCATGTCAGTCCCCCTGCGAGCGTCCTTCGACCGTACGACCGGCCGGGCGTCGCGAAGTCATCGCTTGCATCCCTGGAATACTGGACAGCGATGACGAATCCCACGTACGTCGAGGTCGAGCGGGCCCTGCTGGCGCGCTGGCCCGAGACCAAGCTCGAGCCCTCGCTGGAGCGCATCCGTGCGCTGTGCCGGCTGATGGGCGACCCCCAGAACGCCTACCCGGTGATCCAGCTGACCGGGACCAACGGCAAGACCTCGACCGCGCGGATGATCGACGCTCTCCTGCGTGAGCTCGCCGTACGGACCGGACGGTTCACGAGTCCCCACCTGGTGTCGATGACCGAGCGGGTGAGCATCGACGGCAAGCCGCTGAGCGAGGAGCTGTTCGTCGAGGCCTATGCCGACGTCGCCGCCTACGCCCAGGTCGTCGACGACAGTCAGCCGATCCCGCTGTCGTACTTCGAGATGATGGTCGGCCTCGCGTACGCCGCCTTCGCCGACGCCCCGGTCGACGTGGCCGTCGTCGAGGTCGGCATGGGCGGCGCCTGGGACGCGACCAACGTGGTGGATGCCGCGGTCGCGGTCCTCACCCCGATCGACGTCGACCACACGCGCTATCTCGGGGAGACGCCGGGCGACATCGCGATCGAGAAGGCCGGCATCATCAAGGCCGGCGCGCAGGTCGTCACTGCCGTACAGCCCGACGACGCCGCCGCCGCGATCGCCGCCAGGGTGTCCGAAGTGGGAGCGACGCTGCACCGCGAGGGCATCGACTTCGGTGTCGTTGGTCGGACGCCTGCGATGGGAGGGCAGTTGCTCGCGCTCCAGGGGCTCGGCGCGACGTACGACGAGGTGTTCCTCCCGCTGTTCGGGGCGCACCAGGCGCACAACGCCGCGTACGCGCTGGCCGCTGTCGAGGCGTTCACCGGCGGGCGCGAGCTCGATGCCGAGATCGTGCGTGCGGCGTTCGCGACGGTGACGTCGCCCGGGCGCCTCGAGGTCGTACGCCGCAGCCCGACCGTCGTGCTCGACGCGGCGCACAACCCCGCAGGGGCGCGTGCGACGGCGGAGGCCTTGCAGGAAGCGTTCGCGTTCACGCCGCTGATCGGCGTCGTGGGCGTGATGGCGGACAAGGACGTCGACGAGATCCTGCTGGCGTTCGAGCCGGTGATGGCCGAGATCGTCTGCACCCAGAACGCCACCGACCGTGCGATGCCCGCCGCCGAGCTGGCCGACATCGCCGAAGGGATCTTCGGGTCCGACCGGGTGCACGTGGCGCGCCGACTGCCCGACGCCCTCGAGAAGGGCGTCGCGCTGTCGGAGAGCGAGCGGTACGGAGAAGGCGTCGGCAGCGGCGGTGTGCTCGTCACCGGTTCCGTCGTGACGGCAGGTGAGGCGCGGGTGCTGCTCGCGCGTGAGGAGTCGGTGGACTGATGCGTGGCATGTGTGCCGGGGTGCTGTTCCTGGAGGCGATCGTCCTCGGGCTGGCGACGCCGGTGATGATCCAGGTCGAGGACGTGTCGCCGGGGCTCGCGCTGTTCTGCGGGCTCGGCCTGGCCGTCGTCGCCGTCGTCACGTCGGGTCTGCTGCGGCACTCGTGGGCGTACACGATCGGGTGGCTCGTGCAGGTCGGCGCGGTGGCGCTCGGGTTCCTGCTGCCGATCGCGTTCTTCGTGGGAGGTATGTTCGCGGCGCTGTGGGCCGCGGCGTGGTTCCTCGGACGCAAGATCGAGGCCGACCGCGCGGCGAACCCGGAGTTCTACGCCCGCTGAACAGAGGGCGGCAGGCCCCTCGCTAGGCTTCGACGCATGTCCGAACGCACTCTGGTCCTGCTCAAGCCCGACGCCGTCCGCCGTGGACTGGTCGGCGAGATCCTCGGTCGCTACGAGGCGAAGGGCCTCTCGATCGTCGCCACGTGGTTCGGCACGATCGACGCCGCCCAGGCGGACGCACACTACGCTGAGCACGTCGAGCGCGACTTCTACCCGCCGCTGCGGACGTTCGTGACCTCCGGCCCGATGATGGCGCTCGTGCTCGAGGGCGACCAGGCGATCGAGGTCGTGCGGCTGCTCAACGGCGCCACCGACGGCCGCGTCGCCGCCCCTGGCACGATCCGCGGCGACCTCTCGCTGTCGAACCGTGAGAACCTCGTCCACGGCTCGGACTCGCCCGAGTCGGCCGCCCGCGAGACGAAGCTCTGGTTCCCCGAGCTGGGCTGACTGCTCGTCGTGAGGTACGTCGAGCCCGATCCGTCGCTTCCCGAGGTGCCGTTGGCCGGCGGGTACGTGACCGAAGGGCTCGTCCGGATCGGTGACACGGCGCGCCGTCCCCCAGCCGGCACGCTGCCCTGACGGCCGAGGTGCTGCGGTTCGTCGAGGCCGCCGGGTTCGATGGGGCTCCGCGCTGTCTCGGGACCGACCACGCCGGCCGGCAGGTCCTCTCGTACGTCCCGGGAGAGGTCGCGTCTCGTACGTCCCGCGAGGCGCACGCGCTCATCGACTTCGACATGGCGCGGCCCGCGACCCGTAAGGAGGAGGTGCAGAACCTCCTGCTGTGGTGCGCACCGCCGATGGCCCCCCGAGACCGCCCGGAGGCTATGGCCGGGGTCGACCCGTACGCCCGCGCGCGCCTCCTGGTCGACGCCTACGGCCTCGGTTCCGATGCCCGTTCGGAGGTGGTCGCCGTCGCAGAGAACACGGCGGCGCGGGCGTGGTTCCTCATGCGGGACAGAGCCGCGCGGCTGGGCGGCGGATGGGCCCGGATGTGGGCTGAGGTGTGGGGGACACGATCCGTCGCCGCCGGGAGTGGCTCGCCGAGCACCGCGCCACGCTGACCGGCGCCGTCACGGCCTGACGGCTCAGCGCAGCACTGAGCGGTCGGTTGGTGTGAGCCGGAGCTCCTCACCGATGCTCGACTGCACGACCTGCAGCACACTCTCGGAGGCAGCCGCGGCCGTCACGCGGCGTACGTGGGCGGCGTGCTCGGCCTCCGTGGCGAAGCGCGCGACGCGGACGTACGCGCGGGCGTCCGCGCGGACCGGCAGGGCGGGGAACGTGTTGGCGACGTCGGCCGACACGTACGCCGCGACGCGGGCCGACCCGAGCGCGGTCAGGCGGTCCTCGCCGGCCGCCTCCATCAGCGCGACGAATCCGTCCAGGTCGTCCGGCTGATAGACGGTCGTGACCACCAGGTCAGGAGGGGACGGCTCCTGAGCCGAGGACAGCGTGAGGGCGCCGCCGGAGACCGGGCGAAGCAGCAGGACATCGTCGGACGAGATCATCGTCGCGTTGGCGGCGTCGCGGTTGCGAGCCCAGACCGGACCCCCGTAGAACGCCTGGAGCGACTTCCCGCGGCTCACCGCGTCGTCGAACCCGCGCATCCACACGAACTGGTCGGGGTCGTCGAGGTCGCGGAACTGGCCGAGGACCGACATCCCGGCATCCTCTTGCGGTGCGAGGAACTCGGAGTCGAACAAGGAGATCAGCGTCTCCCGCTGTCCGGGGTGCAGGGCGTAGCGGCGAAGCTCGAGGAGCGCGGTGCGCGGCATGCCGCCACCCTTGCAGGCAGGTCCGACACGGACGCGGCTCCAAGACTGAGCGGGCGCTCTGGCGTGTCTGACCGGGGACCGACGCCCACCAGACCTAGCCTGAGCCCATGTCCTTCCCCTTGCGCAGCCTGCTCGGGCGCGACATGGCGGTCGACCTGGGCACAGCCAACACCCTCGTCTACGTACGAGGCAAGGGTGTGTTGCTCGACGAGCCGTCGGTCGTGGCCCTGGCCGCGCAGACCCACGAGATCCTTGCCGTGGGTACGGAGGCCAAGCGCATGCACGGGAGGACTCCCGACGCGATCTCGGTGATCCGGCCGATGAAGGACGGCGTGATCGCCGACTTCGAGGCCTGCGAGCACATGCTCCGGCTGTTCATCCAGCAGGTGCACCGGCGTCGCTACTTCACCAAGCCGCGCCTCGTCGTCTGCGTCCCCAGCGCGATCACGTCCGTCGAGCAGCGTGCGGTCCGCGAGGCGGGCTACCAGGCCGGGGCACGCCAGGTCTTCATCGTCGAGGAGCCGATGGCCGCCGCGCTCGGCGCCGGGCTTCCGGTCCACGAACCGACCGGCAACATGATCGTGGACGTCGGAGGCGGGACGACCGAGGTCGCGGTGATCGCACTCGGTGGCATCGTCGCCAGCCGTTCGATCCGTACGGCCGGCGACGACATGGACGAGGCGATCGTCGCGTGGTTCAAGAAGGAATACGCGCTCCTGCTCGGCGACCGTACGGCCGAGGACCTCAAGGCCGAAGCCGGGTCGGCGTTCCCGATGCCGGATGAGCGCACCGTCCACGTCCGCGGACGCGACATGGTCGGCGGCCTCCCTCGTACGGTCGAGGTCACCGCCGCGGAAGTCCGCCGCGCCCTCGAGGAACCGGTTGCGGCCATCGTCGACGCCGTCCGCAGCACCCTCGACCTGACCCCGCCGGAGCTCGCCGGCGACATCATGGACCGCGGCATCGTGCTGACCGGCGGCGGAGCGCTGCTGCGGGGGCTCGACGACCGCATCCGTCATGAGACCCAGATCCCCGTCCACGTCGTCGAGGACCCGCTCCACTCGGTCGCCCTCGGTGCGGGCAAGTGCGTCGAGGAGTTCGACGCACTCCGACAGGTGCTGACCTCCGAGCCCCGGAGGTGATCGCGTGGCCCGGACCCGTACCCGTCCCGACCCCGAGCCGCGCCGCCCCCGCACGGTCCTGTTCGTGCTCCTGCTCGCCGCCGTGGCGCTCATCAGTGTCGACCTCTCCGGCGCGGGCTCGCCCGCTCGTACCGTCGCGTCCACGCTCCTCGGGCCGCTGGAGTCCGGGGCGCACCGGCTGCTGAGCCCGTTCGGCATCGACAGCTTCGCGACCCGTGACGCGCTGCGCGACGAGAACGCCGCTCTCGAGGAGGAGAACGCTCGTCTGCGCGGCCTCGTCGCGTCCAGCGGAGTCGACCGGACGCGGCTCGCCGAGTACGACCGCCTCGCGCGGTACGCGGACGCGGCCGGGCTCGAGACCGTCACGACACACGTCGTCGGCCTTGGCTCGGCTCAGTCGTTCCGCCGTACGGTCACGCTCGACGCGGGCACGGCGCGGGGAGTGCGCAAGGACATGACCGTGCTCGGCCCGGACGGCCTCGTCGGCCGCGTCGTCAGCGCGACGCGGACCAACGCCGTGGTGCTCCTGCTCGTCGACGCCGACTCCGTCGTCGGTGCACGGGTGGGAGGGGACCACGAGCTCGGGATGGTCCGCGGCGACGGGAGCCTGTCGGGGTCGGGCCGCCTGACCCTGGACGTGCTCGACCGCCAGGTGGTGCCCAAGGAGGGCGACACGATCGTCGCGTGGGGCTCGCGCGACGGCGTCCCGTACATCGCGGGCGTCCCGATCGGACGGGTCGAGAAGGTCGTGGAGTCGCCGCGCGACGAGACGGCCGAGGTTACGGTCGCTCCGTTCGTCGACTTCTCCGCGCTCGACGCCGTGTCGGTCGTGGTCGGCGCCCGGACGGGGTCGTGACGTGAGCGTCCGGCGCGCGGGCACCGTGCTCGTGCTGCTCCTCGCCGCCGTCGTCCTGCAGGTGAGCCTGCTTGCACCCCTCGTCCCGACCGGTGTCGCGCCCGACCTCGTGCTCGTGGTCGTCGTCGCCGTCGGTCTGTGCACGGGGGCGGCCGATGGTGCCGTGACGGGTTTCGTCGGGGGGCTCCTGCTCGATGCCGCGCCACCGGCCGACCACGTCCTCGGGCAGTGGGCGCTGGCGTTGACGGTCGTCGGCTACCTCGCCGGGACCGTCGACCGCGGCAGCCGGCCGTCGTGGGTGAGCGATGCCGCGACTGTCGCCGCCGGCGCGTTCGTCGGCACGTCGCTGTTCGCGCTGTCCGGGCTGCTGCTCGACCAGCCTGGTGTCACGGTCTCCGGGGTGCTCCCCGTGGTTGCGCTGGCGACCGCGTACGACGTCGTCCTCGGCCTCGCAGCGGTGCCCGGGGTCCGCGCCCTGCTCGTCCGGCTGGAGCCGGCGCCCCGGGTGGGGTGGTGACGTGAGGCGCGGTCATGCCCGGCTCGTCGTCGTGCAGGTGCTCGTCGTGGCGCTGTTCGCGACGCTCGTCGCACGGCTCTGGTACGTCCAGGTGGTCGGCGGCGAGGAGTACCAGGCGCGCGCGGCGAGCAACGCCACCCGCCAGGTCGTGGTCCAGCCCCAGCGCGGGCTCGTCGTCGATGCGATGGGGCGGCCGCTGGTCACCAACCGCTCCACATGGGTCGTCACCGTCGACCGCTCGCGCCTGACCCGCCTCGACGCCGACGAGCAGGCCGATGTGCTCGGGCGCCTCGCGAGCCTCGTCGACCTGAAGTACGACGCGCTGCTCGACCGCATCAAGCTGTGCGGCGAGGAGGGTGCTCCCGAGCCGCCCGCCTGCTGGAACGGCTCCCCGTACGAGCCCGTGCCGGTCGCCCAGGACGTGCCGCGCGACGTCGCCCTGACGCTCTCGGAGCGGGCGGAGGAGTTCCCCGCGGTGGCGGCGCAGCAGCGCTACCTCCGTGCCTACCCGTCGCCGGAGGGCGTCAACGCCGCCCAGCTCCTCGGGTACGTCAGCCCGATCACCGCCGACGAGTACGCCGCGGCGCGCGAGTCCGACGACGACACGCGCAGCGCCGCCTCGATGGTCGGCCGTGCCGGGATCGAGCGGGGGTACGACGCGGACCTGCGCGGCGTGCCGGGCACCACCGGCAAGGCGGTCGACTCCCGTGGGCGCGTGATCGCCGAGGGCGCGGCCGTCGACCCCGAGGCCGGCAAGACGCTCGTGACGAGCATCGACGCGCGGGTGCAGGCGTTGGCCGAGTCCCAGCTCGAGAAGGCGATCAAGAAGGCCCGCACGACTCACGACGACGTGACCGGTCGCGACTACGAGGCCACGGCGGGTGCCGTCGTCGTGCTCGACCCGAACGACGGACGCGTGATCGCCGCGGCCAGCAACCCCACGTACGACCCCGAGGTGTGGGTCGACGGGATCTCCGACCGCAAGCTCAAGGAGCTGTACGACGACGGCTCCGGCACCCCGCTCCTCTCGCGGGCGACCCAGGCGCAGCTCGCCCCGGGCTCGACCTGGAAGCCCTTTGTCGCCGCGGGCGCGCTGGAGGACCGTTGGGACACCGGCTCGCGCCTGGACTGCTCGTCAGGGCTGCAGGTCGGCACCCGGTGGTTCAAGAACTACGAGTCGGCCTCGTACGGCTCGATCGGGTTCGACCAGGCGCTCTCGGTCTCGTGCGACACCTTCTTCTACCGGATCGCGTACGCCGCCTGGATGGACCAGGGCGGGGCCGACGCCGACGAGGGCGTGCACGACCCGCTGGTCGAGATGGCGCGGGCCTTCGGGTTCGGTGCGCGCACCGGCTTCGACGTGCCGGGCGAAGCAGCCGGGCGGCTCGGCGACCGCCCGTGGCGGCAGGACTATTGGGACGCCAACAAGGACCGCTACTGCAAGATCGCCGAGAAGCCGGAGAAGGTCGACAGCGCCTACCTTCGGCTGTTCGCCCGCGAGTTCTGCGCCGACGGGTACGTCTACCGGGCCGGGGATGCGGTCAACTTCTCGATCGGGCAGGGCGAGACGCTCGTGACCCCGCTCCAGCTCGCCGTCGCGTACGGGGCGCTGTCCAACGGGGGGACGCTCTACGAGCCGCGCGCGGCCAAAGCCGTCCTCGACGCCGACGGCCGCGTGGTGCGCGAGATCGCGCCGAAGAAGGCCGGGCGTGTCCCCGTCTCGAAGTCCCACCTGCGCTACATCGATCGCGCGCTCCTCGACACCGCCAAGAGCGGCACGATGGCGTGGAAGATGGGCGGCTTCCCGCTCGGCGAGGTGAAGATCCGGTCCAAGACCGGCACTGCCGAGGTCACCGGACGCCAGACGACCGGCTGGGTCGCCTCGTACGACGAGAACTACGTCGTCGTGATGATGATGGAGCAGGCCGGCACCGGCTCCGGATCGTCGGGCGACGCGGTGCGCGCGATCTGGGAGGGCCTGTACGGGGTGAAGGACGGCAAGGTCCGCCGAGATGAGGCGCTGATGCCGAAGGCCCGTCCGCCGAAGGGTCTGCCGCGCGTCGCTGTTGACGGCCGGGTGCTCGCGCCCCGTACCGCCACGAAGGGCGACGGCCGATGAGCACGCGAGGCACCGTACGTCCGGCACGTCCACCGGGTGCGCCGGCGCGGCGGTGGTGGGGAGACGTCGATCTGCCGCTGGTCGGCTCGGCGCTCGCGCTCGGCCTGATCGGGATGCTGCTGGTGTGGTCGGCGACCGCGTCGCGCGACGATCTCACCGGCGGCGACCCGACGGCGTACCTCGTCAAGCAGGGCACCAACGTCCTCATCGCCCTGGGGCTCGGTGCCGTGATGGCGGCGACTGACCGGCGCTGGATCCGACTGTGGGCGCCGGTCGTGTACGGAGCAGCGGTCCTCGGGTTGGTGCTGGTGTTCGTCCCGGGGGTAGGTGCGGTCGTCAACGGGTCGCGCTCGTGGCTCCAGGTCGGGGGGCTGTCGTTGCAGCCGGCCGAGCTCGCGAAGCTCGGCGTGGTGCTCGTGATGGCGCTGCTGTTCGCCGAGCGGACAGAAGGGGCGATGCGCCGCGTCGTCCGCTCGTCCGATGTCCTGCTCGCGCTCGTCTGCGCCGCGGTGCCCGCCGTGCTGATCCTTGCGCAGCCCGACCTCGGGACGTTGATGGTGATGGTCGCGATCGTGCTGGGCGTGCTGGCGGTCGCGGGGGTTCGGCTCGGGTGGCTGGTCGGGCTGGTCGCCGTCGGCATCGGCGCGATCGTGCTGGCGGTCGCGACCGGGCTGATCGAGGACTACCAGGTCCTGCGTTTCGAGGCGTTCACCAACCCCGACCTCGATCCGCGCGGCGCCGGATACAACACCGTCCAGGCGCGGATCGCGATTGGCAACGGCGGCATCTGGGGTCAGGGGCTCTTCGACGGCACCCAGACGCAGGCGGGCTTCGTGCCCGAGCAGCACACCGACTTCGTGTTCACGGTGGCGGGGGAGGAGCTCGGGCTGCTGGGCGCCGGACTCGTCGTCGTGCTCCTGGGCGTGCTCGTCTGGCGGTGCCTGCGGATCGCTCAGCGCGCCGACGACCTGTTCGACCGGCTCGCCGCCGCCGGGATCGCGTGCTGGTTCGGGTTCCAGGCGTTCCAGAACATCGGGATGTCGCTCGGGATCATGCCGGTGACGGGGGTGCCGCTGCCATTCGTCTCGTACGGGGGGACGGCGATGTTCGCCTCCGCGATGGCAGTCGGACTGCTGGTCGCGATCGGTCGCCGCAGCGCGACGCCAGCCGTGGTCGTACGCTCCCGCTCCGCCCGCTCCCGCTGACGGTTTGCCACGGGGGTGGCGACGGATTCGGTCCCTGGGGGCACGCTCGTTACCCTGGGGAGCATGCCCGTGCAGCACCTCGACACCAGCGTCGCGTCGGTCTTCGACCGGCTCGAGCCGCTCCTCCCGACGATCAGCAAGCCGATCCAGTACGTCGGCGGTGAGCTGAACTCCGTCATCAAGGAGTGGAGCTCTGTTGACGTGCGCTGGGCCCTGATGTACCCCGACGCCTACGAGGTCGGCCTGCCCAACCAGGGTGTCCAGATCCTGTACGAGGTCCTCAACGAGCGTGACTGGCTCCTGGCCGAGCGCACGTACGCGGTCTTCCCTGACATGGAAGCCCTCATGCGCGAGCACGCGATCCCGCAGTTCACGGTCGACACCCACCGCCCGGTGCGCGCGTTCGACCTGTTCGGCATCTCGTTCTCGACCGAGCTCGGCTACACCAACATGCTCACCGCCCTCGATCTTGCGGGCATCCCGCTGCGCGCCGTCGACCGCACCGACGACGACCCGATCGTCCTCGCCGGCGGGCACGCGGCGTTCAACCCGGAGCCGATCGCGGACTTCGTCGATGCCGCCGTGCTCGGCGACGGCGAGGAGATCGTCCTCAAGATCAGCGACGTCGTCCGCGAGTGGAAGGCCGAGGGAAAGCCCGGCGGCCGCGACGAGGTCCTCATGCGCCTCGCCCGCTCCGGCAGTGTCTACGTGCCGAAGTTCTACGACGTCACCTACCTCCCCGACGGCCGCATCCAGCGCGTCGCGCCCAACCGGCCGGGCGTCCCGTGGCGGGTCACCAAGCACACGCTGATGGACCTCGACCAGTGGCCGTACCCCAAGAACCCGCTGGTCCCGCTCGCCGAGACCGTCCACGAGCGCTACTCCGTCGAGATCTTCCGCGGCTGCACCCGCGGCTGCCGGTTCTGCCAGGCCGGCATGATCACGCGTCCGGTGCGCGAGCGCAGCCTGCAGACGATCGGCGAGATGGTCGACAACGGGCTGAAGAAGTCAGGCTTCGAGGAGGTCGGCCTGCTCTCGCTGTCCAGCGCCGACCATACCGAGATCGGCGAGGTCGCCAAGCAGCTCGGCGACCGGTACGAGGGCTCCAACACGTCGCTGTCGCTGCCGAGCACCCGTGTCGACGCCTTCAACATCACGCTCGCCAACGAGTTCAGCCGCAACGGGCGCCGCTCGGGCCTGACGTTCGCGCCCGAGGGCGGCTCGGAGCGTCTCCGTAAGGTGATCAACAAGATGGTCACCGAGGAGGACCTGATCCGTACGGTCGCCGCCGCGTACTCCCACGGCTGGCGTCAGGTGAAGCTCTACTTCATGTGCGGGCTCCCGACGGAGACCGACGAGGACGTCATGCAGATCGGCGAGCTCGCCAAGAAGGTCATCGAGACCGGGCGTGAGGTGTCGGGCCGCAAGGACATCCGGTGCACGGTGTCGATCGGCGGGTTCGTGCCCAAGCCGCACACGCCGTTCCAGTGGGCGGCGCAGCTCGACCACGAGACCACCGACGACCGCCTGCGCAAGCTGCGCTCCTCGGTGCAGTCCGACAAGCGCTTCGGGCGTGCGATCGGTTTCCGCTACCACGACGGCAAGCCCGGCACGATCGAAGGCCTGCTCTCGCGCGGCGACCGGCGCGTGGGGCGCGTCATCGAGGCGGTCTGGCGCGACGGTGGCCGTTTCGACGGCTGGAGCGAGCACTTCTCGTACGACCGCTGGGAGCGCTGCACCGCCGAGGCGCTGGCCGGCGAGCCGGTCGACCTCGACTGGTACACGACGCGCGAGCGCGAGTACGCCGAGGTGCTCCCGTGGGACCACCTCGACTCCGGGCTCGACCGCGACTGGCTCTGGGAGGACTGGCAGGACGCGATCGACCCCGACGGTGCGCTGGAGGTCGAGGACTGCCGCTGGACGCCGTGCTTCGACTGCGGCGTCTGCCCGCAGATGGATTCCG
This genomic window contains:
- a CDS encoding TIGR03960 family B12-binding radical SAM protein — translated: MPVQHLDTSVASVFDRLEPLLPTISKPIQYVGGELNSVIKEWSSVDVRWALMYPDAYEVGLPNQGVQILYEVLNERDWLLAERTYAVFPDMEALMREHAIPQFTVDTHRPVRAFDLFGISFSTELGYTNMLTALDLAGIPLRAVDRTDDDPIVLAGGHAAFNPEPIADFVDAAVLGDGEEIVLKISDVVREWKAEGKPGGRDEVLMRLARSGSVYVPKFYDVTYLPDGRIQRVAPNRPGVPWRVTKHTLMDLDQWPYPKNPLVPLAETVHERYSVEIFRGCTRGCRFCQAGMITRPVRERSLQTIGEMVDNGLKKSGFEEVGLLSLSSADHTEIGEVAKQLGDRYEGSNTSLSLPSTRVDAFNITLANEFSRNGRRSGLTFAPEGGSERLRKVINKMVTEEDLIRTVAAAYSHGWRQVKLYFMCGLPTETDEDVMQIGELAKKVIETGREVSGRKDIRCTVSIGGFVPKPHTPFQWAAQLDHETTDDRLRKLRSSVQSDKRFGRAIGFRYHDGKPGTIEGLLSRGDRRVGRVIEAVWRDGGRFDGWSEHFSYDRWERCTAEALAGEPVDLDWYTTREREYAEVLPWDHLDSGLDRDWLWEDWQDAIDPDGALEVEDCRWTPCFDCGVCPQMDSEIQIGPTGRQLLPLSVV